In Colias croceus chromosome 19, ilColCroc2.1, the following are encoded in one genomic region:
- the LOC123700287 gene encoding splicing factor ESS-2 homolog has translation MSESPSPSRPGEAALKNMQILKSESSLFKVPKVPKRKLIKKTQVLDEEDYVEGISKIIQRDFFPDLEKLKAQNDFLEATENKDYARLREIARKYSGTRPPTEPYNSPATFDTPGVDRPPSPSDGGLRTPDVNLTTKDSCNDITDNHSLDSFLAHHTSEDNASYDKVIALENRKKAAKLASQFNSEISSAAIADAALALPSIEQQADQTERPHELDTWRYRAKNYIMYVPDGAESQVPSAKPELQHHNTRLQVQPFDYAKNKETISAIARSQDAHDKGKIGVDGVSISGEKTTGQYDFVATPSPRPGDGPDESPLMTWGEIEGTPFRLDGGDTPLPAVGAGAAYRILEGGARERLAMQLAERVARRRRPTTPRCTPTPQSFRTNTERLASMSPAARKLAAKHLLSPRLKLTPNDMGITHTLPKTPTPQRQLVATPNKTSTTDNTSTDNNLTDNLLQINVAKRTRLKAQDFFV, from the exons atgagTGAAAGTCCATCGCCATCTAGACCAGGGGAAGCGGCGTTAAAGAACATGCAAATATTGAAGAGTGAGAGCTCTTTGTTTAAAGTCCCTAAAGTGCCAAAAAGGaaactcataaaaaaaacacaagttTTAGATGAGGAGGATTATGTAGAG GgtatatcaaaaataattcaaagagATTTCTTTCCTGATTTGGAAAAGCTGAAGGCTCAAAATGACTTTTTGGAAGCTActgaaaataaagattatgCACGGCTCAGAGAGATTGCAAGGAAATACAGTGGTACGAGACCACCCACCGAACCTT ATAATTCTCCAGCCACATTTGACACACCTGGTGTAGATCGACCTCCTTCACCTTCTGACGGTGGTTTGAGAACTCCCGATGTAAACTTAACAACCAAGGACTCGTGCAACGATATCACAGATAATCATAGTTTGg ATTCATTTCTCGCACATCACACCAGCGAGGACAATGCAAGTTACGATAAAGTTATAGCTCTCGAGAACAGAAAGAAGGCCGCTAAGCTGGCATCACAGTTTAACTCGGAAATATCTTCGGCAGCAATCGCTGATGCTGCACTAGCTTTGCCTTCTATAGAACAGCAGGCTGATCAGACAGAGAGACCACATGAG TTGGACACATGGCGGTATCGAGCgaaaaactatattatgtatgtgccTGATGGGGCGGAATCCCAGGTTCCGAGTGCGAAGCCCGAGCTACAGCATCACAATACGCGACTTCAAGTTCAACCATTTGATTATGCTAAAAATAAGGAGACTATAAGCGCTATTGCGAGATCTCAA gatGCTCACGACAAGGGTAAAATCGGTGTAGATGGTGTAAGCATATCGGGAGAGAAAACAACTGGGCAGTACGATTTCGTGGCCACGCCCTCTCCAAGACCTGGTGATGGCCCTGATGAATCTCCCTTGATGACGTGGGGAGAGATCGAGGGTACACCCTTTAGATTGGATGGTGGTGACACTCCGTTGCCTGC TGTGGGCGCGGGTGCCGCGTACCGTATCCTCGAGGGGGGAGCTCGTGAGCGGCTCGCGATGCAGCTCGCGGAGCGCGTGGCGCGCCGCCGCCGGCCCACCACGCCTAGGTGTACTCCTACACCACAGAG TTTCAGAACGAACACGGAGCGGCTAGCAAGCATGTCACCAGCGGCAAGGAAATTGGCGGCAAAACACTTACTGTCACCTCGTTTGAAACTCACTCCCAACGATATGGGTATCACACATACATTACCCAAAACACCAACACCCCAAAGGCAATTGGTTGCCACACCTAATAAAACATCTACCACAGACAACACAAGCACAGATAACAATCTAACAGATAATCTATTACAAATTAATGTGGCAAAGAGAACGCGATTAAAAGCTCAAGACTTCTTCgtttag
- the LOC123700288 gene encoding uncharacterized protein LOC123700288 isoform X2: MWRKEGGIPPMKKGGSSTGTRLSESYMLCKENIIDRARRFYWDHCFQFSSSMLLGLVMVFAVPSILKVLISTRRSNSVFTSYRRYLSTVLHTQSWFEYDLKPGSISWKSLFTVRVRHIKAGLGAKSKGLGTVSQRDLALTQFGFIGPSMLKPDKFGIRQMEAGDWEAYNHFWRTIGHLIGLEDKYNICRPTFEETRQVCQILLERVFTPCLENVPEYFEHMARAMLDGLWCVNPSIDVDGLMYWTKYMADVPGYVYNESDRYTFQNRLRTLLKGKPEDTGVEVNALIPEPLVEGTCRSKRLLYLHDYDKMESVPEYKSLNFGARRKMAFNAILGYIYSTWLGRWYFNLNFRFSILLMKYFPYLAFFRFGFFASFVNIFEEDPIDNTELKPNSEYLKPKPPLPWYKEILSF, from the exons atgtggaggaaggaaggtggaattcctccaaTGAAAAAGGGAGGATCCTCGACCGGTACTCGCCTGTCGGAAAGTTATATGCTCTGtaaggaaaatattatagatag AGCACGCCGATTCTACTGGGACCATTGCTTCCAATTCAGCTCATCTATGCTGCTTGGATTGGTGATGGTATTCGCCGTGCCTTCCATACTAAAAGTCCTTATTAGTACACGAAGGTCGAATTCTGTGTTCACATCGTATCGAAGATACCTCTCTACAGTACTTCATACACAGTCTTGGTTCGAATATGACTTGAAACCAGGCAGCAT ATCCTGGAAATCGCTATTTACTGTACGCGTACGACATATAAAGGCCGGGTTAGGTGCAAAATCCAAAGGCCTAGGGACTGTGTCGCAAAGGGACTTGGCCCTTACACAGTTTGGCTTCATCGGCCCTTCTATGTTGAAACCTGATAAATTCGGAATAAGACAAATGGAGGCTGGGGACTGGGAAGCATATAATCATTTCTGGAGGACTATTGGTCATCTCATTGGCTTGGAAGATAA ATACAACATTTGCCGACCAACTTTCGAAGAAACCCGCCAGGTGTGCCAGATTTTGCTCGAGCGAGTATTCACTCCTTGCTTGGAGAATGTTCCAGAATATTTCGAGCACATGGCCAGAGCAATGTTGGACGGCTTGTGGTGTGTGAACCCGTCAATAGATGTGGACGGCTTGATGTACTGGACAAAATATATGGCAGATGTACCAGGCTATGTTTATAATGAAAGCGATAGATACACCTTCCAAAATCGCCTGAGAACTCTTTTAAAGGGCAAACCTGAAGACACGG gCGTGGAAGTCAATGCATTAATACCAGAACCACTCGTTGAAGGTACTTGCCGTTCAAAGCGTCTCCTTTACCTACACGACTACGACAAAATGGAGTCTGTGCCAGAGTACAAGAGCTTGAATTTTGGGGCAAGACGTAAAATGGCGTTCAATGCAATTCTGGGGTACATTTACAGCACGTGGTTAGGACGTTGGTATTTCAACTTGAACTTCAGGTTCAGTATTCTCCTCATGAAATACTTCCCGTACTTAGCTTTCTTCAGATTTGGTTTCTTCGCGTCCTTCGTCAATATCTTCGAAGAAGATCCGATAGATAACACAGAATTGAAGCCCAATAGCGAATATTTGAAACCAAAGCCTCCCCTACCGTGGTATAAGgaaattttatctttctaa
- the LOC123700288 gene encoding uncharacterized protein LOC123700288 isoform X1 has translation MDVSVEKFIDGLFTKEATEQPSDTQKPEELDMSLPEWYDEKKFNQARRFYWDHCFQFSSSMLLGLVMVFAVPSILKVLISTRRSNSVFTSYRRYLSTVLHTQSWFEYDLKPGSISWKSLFTVRVRHIKAGLGAKSKGLGTVSQRDLALTQFGFIGPSMLKPDKFGIRQMEAGDWEAYNHFWRTIGHLIGLEDKYNICRPTFEETRQVCQILLERVFTPCLENVPEYFEHMARAMLDGLWCVNPSIDVDGLMYWTKYMADVPGYVYNESDRYTFQNRLRTLLKGKPEDTGVEVNALIPEPLVEGTCRSKRLLYLHDYDKMESVPEYKSLNFGARRKMAFNAILGYIYSTWLGRWYFNLNFRFSILLMKYFPYLAFFRFGFFASFVNIFEEDPIDNTELKPNSEYLKPKPPLPWYKEILSF, from the exons ATGGATGTAAGCG ttgAAAAATTTATCGATGGGCTGTTTACAAAAGAGGCCACCGAGCAGCCCTCGGACACTCAGAAGCCAGAGGAACTTGACATGAGTTTACCAGAATGGTACGACGAAAAAAAGTTCAATCA AGCACGCCGATTCTACTGGGACCATTGCTTCCAATTCAGCTCATCTATGCTGCTTGGATTGGTGATGGTATTCGCCGTGCCTTCCATACTAAAAGTCCTTATTAGTACACGAAGGTCGAATTCTGTGTTCACATCGTATCGAAGATACCTCTCTACAGTACTTCATACACAGTCTTGGTTCGAATATGACTTGAAACCAGGCAGCAT ATCCTGGAAATCGCTATTTACTGTACGCGTACGACATATAAAGGCCGGGTTAGGTGCAAAATCCAAAGGCCTAGGGACTGTGTCGCAAAGGGACTTGGCCCTTACACAGTTTGGCTTCATCGGCCCTTCTATGTTGAAACCTGATAAATTCGGAATAAGACAAATGGAGGCTGGGGACTGGGAAGCATATAATCATTTCTGGAGGACTATTGGTCATCTCATTGGCTTGGAAGATAA ATACAACATTTGCCGACCAACTTTCGAAGAAACCCGCCAGGTGTGCCAGATTTTGCTCGAGCGAGTATTCACTCCTTGCTTGGAGAATGTTCCAGAATATTTCGAGCACATGGCCAGAGCAATGTTGGACGGCTTGTGGTGTGTGAACCCGTCAATAGATGTGGACGGCTTGATGTACTGGACAAAATATATGGCAGATGTACCAGGCTATGTTTATAATGAAAGCGATAGATACACCTTCCAAAATCGCCTGAGAACTCTTTTAAAGGGCAAACCTGAAGACACGG gCGTGGAAGTCAATGCATTAATACCAGAACCACTCGTTGAAGGTACTTGCCGTTCAAAGCGTCTCCTTTACCTACACGACTACGACAAAATGGAGTCTGTGCCAGAGTACAAGAGCTTGAATTTTGGGGCAAGACGTAAAATGGCGTTCAATGCAATTCTGGGGTACATTTACAGCACGTGGTTAGGACGTTGGTATTTCAACTTGAACTTCAGGTTCAGTATTCTCCTCATGAAATACTTCCCGTACTTAGCTTTCTTCAGATTTGGTTTCTTCGCGTCCTTCGTCAATATCTTCGAAGAAGATCCGATAGATAACACAGAATTGAAGCCCAATAGCGAATATTTGAAACCAAAGCCTCCCCTACCGTGGTATAAGgaaattttatctttctaa
- the LOC123700346 gene encoding elongation of very long chain fatty acids protein AAEL008004-like: MGTLFNNVTKYYTYVNDELADPRTNKFWLVANPVPIMTIMFLYHRFVKVWGPAYMANRQPYNLKWVIVAYNLMQIGLCAHMTFQCITWLYLPGYYSVWCQKINYDDNEVERLIIERVWLYYFIKIVDLLDTVFFILRKKFSHVSFLHVYHHLGMCLLGYIGTKYVPGGHGIMLGFINSAVHAVMYSYYLVSILRPQWVQGWWKKYITQLQILQFLLLILHFGHIIFEPSCGYPKWVAYVFLPHNIFILILFSDFYVKEYILKKKKQ; encoded by the exons ATGGGGACTCTATTCAACAATGTGACGAAATACTACACGTATGTTAACGATGAACTCGCAG ATCCTCGAACAAATAAGTTTTGGCTGGTTGCCAATCCCGTACCAATTATGACAATAATGTTCTTGTACCATCGGTTTGTAAAAGTATGGGGCCCTGCATATATGGCGAATAGACAACCCTATAACTTGAAATGGGTCATCGTTGCATATAATCTAATGCAGATAGGTCTATGCGCACATATGACATTTCAG TGTATCACCTGGTTATATCTGCCGGGCTATTACAGTGTGTGGTGTCAAAAGATTAATTACGATGATAATGAGGTGGAAAGACTCATCATTGAACGAGTGTGGCTGTACTATTTTATCAAGATAGTTGATTTATTAGACACT gtATTTTTCATACTACGTAAGAAATTCTCTCACGTGTCCTTCTTGCACGTCTACCATCATTTGGGCATGTGCCTCCTTGGGTACATCGGCACGAAATATGTGCCAG gtggACACGGTATAATGTTGGGCTTCATAAACTCCGCAGTACACGCGGTTATGTATTCGTATTACTTGGTTTCAATATTAAGGCCGCAGTGGGTCCAGGGATGGTGGAAGAAATACATCACACAACTACAAAtt ttgCAGTTCCTGCTGTTGATTCTGCACTTCGGCCACATTATATTCGAGCCATCTTGCGGATACCCCAAGTGGGTTGCCTATGTATTCttaccacacaacatttttatacttatcCTATTTTCTGATTTCTACGTTAAGGAATACATTCTAAAGAAGAAGAAACAGTAG